In Theropithecus gelada isolate Dixy chromosome 13, Tgel_1.0, whole genome shotgun sequence, one DNA window encodes the following:
- the SEMA4C gene encoding semaphorin-4C → MAPHWAVWLLAARLWGLGIGAEVWWNLVPRKTVSSGELATVVRRFSQTGIQDFLTLTLTEQTGLLYVGAREALFAFSMEALELQGVISWEAPAEKKTECIQKGKNNQTECFNFIRFLQPYNASHLYTCGTYAFQPKCTYINMLTFTLERGEFEDGKGKCPYDPAKGHTGLLVDGELYSATLNNFLGTEPIILRNMGPHHSMKTEYLAFWLNEPHFVGSAYVPESVGSFTGDDDKVYFFFRERAVESDCYAEQVVARVARVCKGDMGGARTLQKKWTTFLKARLACSAPDWQLYFNQLQAVHTLQDTSWHNTTFFGVFQARWGDMYLSAVCEYQLEEIQRVFEGPYKEYREQAQKWGRYTDPVPSPRPGSCINNWHRRHGYTSSLELPDNTLNFIKKHPLMEEQVGPRWSRPLLVKKGTNFTHLVADRVTGLDGATYTVLFIGTGDGWLLKAVSLGPWVHLIEELQLFDQEPMGSLVLSQSKKLLFAGSRSQLVQLPLADCMKYRSCADCVLARDPYCAWSVNTSRCVAVSGHSGSLLIQHVMISDTSGICNLRGSKKVRPTPKNITVVAGTDLVLPCHLSSNLAHARWTFGGRDLPAEQPGSFLYDARLQALVVMAAQPRHAGAYHCFSEEQGARLAAEGYLVAVVAGPSVTLEARAPLENLGLVWLAVVALGAVCLVLLLLVLSLRRRLREELEKGAKATERTLVYPLELPKEPTSPPFRPCPEPDEKLWDPVGYYYSDGSLKIVPGHARCQPGGGPPSPPPGIPGQPLPSPTRLHLGGGRNSNANGYVRLQLGGEDRGGLGHPLPELADELRRKLQQRQPLPDSNPEESSV, encoded by the exons ATGGCCCCACACTGGGCTGTCTGGCTGCTGGCAGCAAGGCTGTGGGGCCTGGGCATTGGGGCTGAGGTGTGGTGGAACCTTGTGCCGCGGAAGACAGTGTCTTCTGGGG AGCTGGCCACGGTAGTGCGGCGGTTCTCCCAGACGGGCATCCAGGACTTCCTGACGCTGACGCTGACGGAGCAGACTGGGCTTCTGTACGTGGGGGCCCGAGAGGCCCTGTTTGCTTTCAGCATGGAGGCCCTGGAGCTGCAAGGAGTG ATCTCCTGGGAGGCCCCTGCGGAGAAGAAGACTGAGTGTATCCAGAAAGGGAAGAACAACCAG ACCGAGTGCTTCAACTTCATCCGCTTCCTGCAGCCATACAATGCCTCCCACCTGTACACCTGTGGCACCTATGCTTTCCAGCCCAAGTGCACCTACATC AACATGCTCACCTTCACTTTGGAGCGTGGAGAGTTTGAAGATGGGAAGGGCAAGTGTCCCTATGACCCAGCTAagggccacactggcctccttgtgG ATGGTGAGCTGTACTCGGCCACACTCAACAACTTTCTGGGCACGGAACCCATTATCCTGCGTAACATGGGGCCGCACCACTCCATGAAGACAGAGTACCTGGCCTTTTGGCTCAACG AACCTCACTTTGTAGGCTCTGCCTATGTACCTGAGAGTGTGGGCAGCTTCACGGGGGACGACGACAAGGTCTACTTCTTCTTCAGGGAGAGGGCGGTGGAGTCTGACTGCTATGCTGAGCAGGTGGTGGCTCGTGTGGCCCGCGTCTGCAAG GGCGATATGGGGGGCGCGCGGACCCTGCAGAAGAAGTGGACCACGTTCCTGAAGGCGCGGCTGGCGTGCTCTGCCCCGGACTGGCAGCTCTACTTCAACCAGCTGCAGGCGGTGCACACCCTGCAGGACACCTCCTGGCACAACACCACCTTCTTTGGGGTTTTTCAAGCGCGGTG GGGTGACATGTACCTGTCGGCCGTCTGTGAGTACCAGCTGGAAGAGATCCAGCGGGTGTTTGAGGGCCCCTACAAGGAGTACCGGGAGCAAGCCCAGAAGTGGGGCCGCTACACCGACCCTGTACCCAGCCCTCGGCCTGGCTCG TGCATTAACAACTGGCACCGGCGCCACGGTTACACCAGCTCCCTGGAGCTGCCCGACAACACCCTCAACTTCATCAAGAAGCACCCGCTGATGGAGGAGCAGGTGGGGCCTCGGTGGAGCCGCCCCCTGCTCGTGAAGAAGGGCACCAACTTCACCCACCTGGTGGCCGACCGGGTTACAGGACTTGATGGAGCCACCTATACAGTGCTGTTCATTGGCACAG GAGATGGCTGGCTGCTCAAGGCCGTGAGCCTGGGGCCCTGGGTTCACCTGATTGAAGAGCTGCAGCTGTTTGACCAGGAGCCCATGGGAAGCCTGGTGCTGTCTCAGAGCAAG AAGCTGCTCTTTGCCGGCTCCCGCTCTCAGCTGGTGCAGCTGCCCCTGGCCGACTGCATGAAGTACCGCTCCTGTGCAGACTGTGTCCTCGCCCGGGACCCCTATTGCGCCTGGAGCGTCAACACCAGCCGCTGTGTGGCCGTGAGTGGCCACTCTGG ATCTCTGCTGATCCAGCACGTGATGATCTCAGACACTTCAGGCATCTGCAACCTCCGAGGCAGTAAGAAAG TCAGGCCCACTCCCAAAAACATCACGGTGGTGGCGGGCACAGACCTGGTGCTGCCCTGCCACCTCTCCTCCAACTTGGCCCATGCCCGCTGGACCTTTGGGGGCCGGGACCTGCCTGCGGAACAGCCCGGCTCTTTCCTCTACGATGCCCGGCTCCAGGCCCTAGTTGTGATGGCCGCCCAGCCCCGCCACGCTGGGGCCTACCACTGCTTTTCAGAGGAGCAGGGGGCGCGGCTAGCTGCTGAAGGCTACCTTGTGGCTGTTGTGGCAGGCCCGTCGGTGACCTTGGAGGCCCGGGCCCCCCTGGAAAACCTGGGGCTGGTGTGGCTGGCGGTGGTGGCCCTGGGGGCCGTGtgcctggtgctgctgctgctggtgctgtCACTGCGCCGGCGGCTGCGGGAAGAGCTGGAGAAAGGGGCCAAGGCTACTGAGAGGACCCTGGTGTACCCCCTGGAGCTGCCCAAGGAGCCTACCAGTCCCCCCTTCCGGCCCTGTCCTGAACCAGATGAGAAACTTTGGGATCCTGTCGGTTACTACTATTCAGATGGCTCCCTTAAGATAGTACCTGGGCATGCCCGGTGCCAGCCCGGGGGGGGGCCCCCCTCGCCACCTCCAGGCATCCCAGGccagcctctgccttctccaACTCGGCTTCACTTGGGGGGTGGGCGGAACTCAAATGCCAATGGTTACGTGCGCTTACAACTAGGAGGGGAGGACCGGGGAGGGCTCGGGCACCCCCTGCCTGAGCTTGCGGATGAACTGAGACGCAAACTGCAGCAGCGCCAGCCACTGCCCGACTCCAACCCCGAGGAGTCATCAGTATGA
- the ANKRD39 gene encoding ankyrin repeat domain-containing protein 39, producing the protein MATPRPCADGPCCSQPSAVLGVQQTLEEMDFERGIWSAALNGDLGRVKHLIQKAEDPSQPDSAGYTALHYASRNGHYAVCQFLLENGAKCDAQTHGGATALHRASYCGHTEIARLLLSHGSNPRVVDDDGMTSLHKAAERGHGDICSLLLQHSPALKAVRDRKARLACDLLPCNSDLRDLLSS; encoded by the exons ATGGCGACGCCGCGGCCCTGCGCGGATGGGCCCTGCTGCTCGCAGCCCAGCGCGGTGCTCGGCGTACAGCAGACGCTGGAGGAGATGGACTTCGAGAGGG GAATCTGGTCGGCAGCCCTGAATGGAGACCTGGGCCGAGTGAAGCATTTAATCCAGAAGGCTGAGGACCCGAGTCAGCCCGACTCAGCCGGCTACACTGCACTG CACTATGCCAGCCGCAATGGGCACTATGCTGTGTGCCAATTCCTGCTGGAAAACGGAGCTAAGTGTGATGCCCAGACCCACGGGGGTGCCACTGCTCTGCACCGAGCCAGCTACTGCGGGCACACTGAAATCGCACGGCTCCTGCTATCACATGGGTCCAACCCCAGGGTGGTGGATGACGACGGCATGACCAGTCTGCATAAG GCTGCTGAGAGGGGTCACGGGGACATCTGCTCCCTCCTCCTGCAACACAGCCCAGCCCTGAAGGCCGTCCGGGACCGAAAGGCACGGCTAGCATGTGACCTGCTGCCCTGCAACAGTGACCTGCGGGACCTGCTGTCCAGCTGA